The following coding sequences are from one Vulpes vulpes isolate BD-2025 chromosome 12, VulVul3, whole genome shotgun sequence window:
- the LOC112912647 gene encoding mitochondrial nicotinamide adenine dinucleotide transporter SLC25A51-like has translation MVDSEAHEKRPTAHPNIFKTRSVTSHVGEMKHYCAAFNNVAITYPVQKVLFRQQLYGIKTRDAVLQLRRDGFRNLYCGILPPLMQKTTTLALMFGLYEDLSCLLRKHISTPEFATRSVAAVLAGTTEAIFTPLERVQTLLQDHKHHDKFTNTCQAFKALKCHGIREYYQGLIPVLFRNGFSNVLLFGLGGPVKEHLPTAKTHSAHLVNDFICGGLLGAMLGILFFPVNVVKTLMQSQISGEFQSFPKVFQKIWLERDRKLTNLFRGAHLNYHRSLISWGIINTTYEFLLKII, from the coding sequence ATGGTGGATTCAGAAGCTCATGAAAAGAGACCGACCGCCCATCCTAACATCTTCAAAACAAGATCTGTCACCTCACATGTTGGTGAAATGAAGCATTACTGTGCAGCTTTCAACAATGTAGCAATTACATATCCCGTTCAGAAGGTGCTCTTTAGGCAGCAGCTGTATGGAATCAAAACCCGGGATGCAGTGCTTCAGTTGAGGAGGGATGGCTTTCGAAACTTGTACTGCGGAATCCTTCCCCCACTGATGCAGAAGACAACTACACTGGCACTTATGTTTGGTCTGTACGAGGACTTATCTTGCCTTCTCCGGAAGCATATCAGTACCCCTGAGTTTGCAACCCGTAGTGTGGCAGCAGTACTTGCAGGCACAACAGAAGCGATTTTCACTCCATTGGAAAGAGTTCAGACATTGCTTCAAGACCATAAGCATCATGACAAATTTACAAACACTTGCCAGGCTTTCAAGGCACTCAAATGCCATGGAATTAGAGAGTATTATCAAGGCTTGATACCTGTTCTTTTCCGCAATGGATTCAGCAATGTCCTTCTCTTTGGCCTTGGAGGTCCCGTTAAGGAGCATCTGCCTACCGCCAAAACTCACAGCGCCCATTTGGTCAATGATTTTATCTGTGGAGGTCTGTTGGGTGCCATGTTGGGAATCTTGTTTTTCCCAGTTAATGTTGTGAAAACTCTAATGCAGTCTCAGATTAGTGGGGAATTTCAGTCTTTTCCCAAGGTTTTCCAGAAAATCTGGCTAGAGCGGGACAGGAAGCTGACAAATCTTTTCAGAGGTGCTCATCTGAATTACCATCGATCCCTCATCTCTTGGGGCATAATCAATACAACTTATGAGTTCTTGTTAAAGATTATatga